From Solwaraspora sp. WMMD1047, the proteins below share one genomic window:
- a CDS encoding PIG-L family deacetylase, whose translation MTADAPAVPDPLTPVDENWQRGLAIVAHPDDLEFGAAAAVARWTRQGKEIIYALLTSGEAGIDGMDPAEAGPLREAEQRESAAIVGVPRVDFLGLPDGVLEYGVELRRVLSRVIRTHRPEIVITNNFRDSWDTAGDALNMSDHIVTGRAVLDAARDAGNRWVFREQVDEGLPPWNGVREVWAAGSPRSKHAADTTETFQLGVRSLEAHAAYLRGLGSGDFDPEEFLEGFSRQTGTRLGVRHAASFEVFRLGLF comes from the coding sequence ATGACCGCTGACGCTCCCGCCGTACCCGATCCGCTGACGCCCGTCGACGAGAACTGGCAGCGCGGGCTCGCCATCGTCGCCCACCCCGACGACCTGGAGTTCGGTGCCGCCGCGGCCGTGGCCCGCTGGACGCGGCAGGGCAAGGAGATCATCTACGCGCTGCTCACCAGCGGCGAGGCCGGCATCGACGGGATGGATCCGGCCGAGGCGGGACCGCTGCGCGAGGCCGAGCAGCGGGAGTCCGCGGCGATCGTCGGGGTGCCCCGGGTCGACTTCCTCGGGCTGCCGGACGGGGTGCTGGAGTACGGCGTCGAGCTGCGCCGCGTCCTGAGCCGGGTGATCCGGACCCACCGGCCGGAGATCGTGATCACCAACAACTTCCGGGACAGCTGGGACACCGCCGGCGACGCGTTGAACATGTCGGACCACATCGTCACCGGCCGGGCGGTGCTCGACGCGGCCCGCGACGCCGGCAACCGCTGGGTGTTCCGGGAGCAGGTCGACGAGGGCCTGCCGCCGTGGAACGGCGTGCGGGAGGTGTGGGCGGCCGGTTCGCCGCGGTCGAAGCACGCGGCCGACACCACCGAGACGTTCCAGCTGGGCGTCCGGTCGCTGGAGGCGCACGCCGCCTACCTGCGCGGTCTGGGCTCCGGGGACTTCGACCCGGAGGAGTTCCTGGAGGGCTTCTCCCGGCAGACCGGCACCCGCCTGGGGGTCCGGCACGCCGCCAGCTTCGAGGTCTTCCGGCTCGGCCTGTTCTGA
- a CDS encoding aldo/keto reductase, translating to MRTRTLGRTGPAVSALGLGTMGMSNGAYGPADRAESIATVHAALDAGVTLIDTGDFYAMGHNELLVAEALRGRDRDSYLLSVKFGALRGPGHEFGGQDNRPEAVRNFLAYSLTRLGTDHIDIYRPARLDPAVPIEETVGAIKEMIDAGYVRYLGLSEVDAATIRRAHAVHPVTDLQIEYSLLSRAVEAEVLPTLRELGIGMTAYGVLSRGLISGHWRAGAENRPGDLRGLGPRFAVGNVEHNLGLVEALRRVAGALGCTVAQLAIAWVAAQGDEIVPLVGARTRERLAEALPALELTLTPDDLAEIEKAVPAGAARGDRYPPAFMADLGVGN from the coding sequence ATGCGGACACGAACCCTGGGCCGGACCGGACCGGCCGTCTCCGCGCTGGGACTTGGCACGATGGGCATGTCGAACGGCGCCTACGGTCCGGCCGACCGCGCGGAGAGCATCGCGACCGTGCACGCCGCGCTGGACGCCGGCGTCACGTTGATCGACACCGGTGACTTCTATGCCATGGGTCACAACGAACTGCTGGTCGCCGAGGCATTGCGTGGCCGGGACCGGGACAGCTACCTGCTGAGCGTCAAGTTCGGGGCGCTGCGAGGGCCCGGCCACGAGTTCGGTGGGCAGGACAATCGGCCCGAAGCGGTACGGAACTTCCTGGCCTATTCGCTGACCCGGCTCGGCACCGACCACATCGACATCTACCGACCGGCCCGGCTGGACCCGGCGGTGCCGATCGAGGAGACGGTCGGCGCGATCAAGGAGATGATCGACGCCGGGTACGTGCGGTACCTCGGCCTGTCGGAGGTCGACGCCGCCACGATCCGCCGGGCGCACGCCGTGCACCCGGTCACCGACCTGCAGATCGAGTACTCGCTGCTGTCCCGGGCGGTGGAGGCGGAGGTCCTGCCGACCCTGCGGGAACTGGGCATCGGAATGACCGCGTACGGCGTCCTGAGCCGTGGTCTCATCTCCGGGCACTGGCGTGCCGGGGCGGAGAACCGCCCCGGTGACCTGCGCGGCCTCGGCCCGCGGTTCGCCGTCGGCAACGTGGAGCACAACCTCGGCCTGGTGGAGGCGCTGCGCCGGGTCGCCGGGGCGTTGGGGTGCACGGTCGCCCAGCTCGCGATCGCCTGGGTAGCGGCGCAGGGCGACGAGATCGTGCCGCTGGTCGGCGCCCGTACCCGTGAGCGGCTGGCCGAGGCGCTGCCCGCGCTGGAGCTGACCCTCACCCCGGACGACCTCGCCGAGATCGAGAAGGCGGTGCCGGCCGGGGCGGCGCGCGGGGACCGGTATCCGCCCGCCTTCATGGCCGACCTCGGCGTGGGGAACTGA
- a CDS encoding helix-turn-helix transcriptional regulator, whose product MQRDQLADFLRRRRAAIRPTEVGLADGPRRRTKGLRREEVAMLAGMSVDYVVRLEQGRSSQPSTQLLGALARALRLSEDERDHLFHLAGHQPPPADGVARLARAGLVRMLDLLGDTPALVVSDLGEILAQNRMSVLLSGDHTRFSGDRRYTAYRWFTEPAARTVNPPEEHEYNARRLVADLRAAVGRRSGDPTAAALVERLRGASAEFRRLWAEHEVAVRRADRKTLLQPRVGRLLMDCETLVTPDQRQLLLVLTPADPEARERLELLRVLGIEEFPATPAGLVTGRG is encoded by the coding sequence ATGCAGCGTGACCAGCTCGCCGACTTCCTGCGCCGCCGTCGCGCGGCGATCCGCCCGACCGAGGTCGGCCTCGCGGACGGCCCACGCCGCCGGACGAAGGGTCTACGGCGGGAGGAGGTGGCCATGCTCGCCGGCATGTCGGTGGACTACGTGGTACGCCTTGAGCAGGGCCGCAGCAGTCAGCCGTCGACCCAACTGCTCGGCGCCCTGGCCCGGGCGCTACGCCTCTCCGAAGACGAGCGCGACCACCTGTTCCACCTGGCCGGCCACCAGCCGCCGCCCGCCGACGGGGTGGCCCGGTTGGCCCGCGCCGGGCTGGTGCGGATGCTCGACCTGCTCGGCGACACACCGGCGCTGGTCGTGTCCGACCTGGGGGAGATCCTCGCCCAGAACCGGATGTCCGTCCTGCTGAGCGGTGATCACACCAGGTTCTCCGGTGACCGGCGCTACACCGCGTACCGCTGGTTCACCGAGCCGGCCGCCCGGACCGTCAACCCGCCCGAGGAGCACGAGTACAACGCGCGTCGGCTCGTGGCCGACCTGCGCGCGGCCGTGGGCCGACGGTCCGGCGATCCGACCGCCGCCGCGCTCGTCGAGCGGTTGCGGGGCGCGAGCGCCGAGTTCCGGCGGCTCTGGGCCGAGCACGAGGTGGCGGTCCGCCGCGCCGACCGCAAGACCCTGCTGCAGCCGCGGGTCGGGCGGCTGCTGATGGACTGCGAAACCCTTGTCACCCCCGACCAGCGTCAACTTCTGCTGGTGCTCACGCCGGCCGACCCCGAGGCCCGCGAGCGGCTGGAACTGCTGCGGGTGCTGGGGATCGAGGAGTTCCCCGCGACACCGGCCGGGCTGGTCACCGGGCGGGGGTGA
- a CDS encoding TIR domain-containing protein: MPHRYEYDVAVTFAGEDRQFVQAVVRQVTDAGYKVFYDQDEQVALWGEELTEYFPKVYEQRSRYAVMFVSRHYAAKPWTRLERRSVLARALEQQTPYLLPVRLDATQLPGVRSTISYLDGSVIGEHGVAAAICQKLNGGSAQGGGLFNGYVPRSEHEATILVGERPAAWEYLLFSYTLVRDIERLHEKYLDFGMGFAQPTEFVKDLDLPGLVARESAMIQSALRNFSTVLSDRVQRSAFGAPGEAGNLDQILHMANRYVSVYESFIDWAARLRGYATSSDEAHAVLQALALFAHQPVERLRSFAYEYRAIADTLRARLDASEKVMLQLDVALDIPPEYSARFDQAFKSYKWSVGI, encoded by the coding sequence GTGCCGCACCGATACGAGTACGACGTCGCCGTCACCTTCGCGGGAGAGGACCGGCAGTTCGTTCAAGCGGTTGTCCGGCAGGTCACGGACGCCGGCTACAAGGTGTTCTATGACCAGGACGAGCAGGTCGCGCTCTGGGGGGAGGAACTTACGGAGTACTTCCCGAAGGTTTACGAGCAACGCTCCCGGTACGCGGTCATGTTCGTCTCCCGGCACTACGCGGCGAAGCCGTGGACGAGGTTGGAGCGTCGCAGCGTCCTCGCCCGCGCTTTGGAGCAGCAAACGCCGTACCTCCTTCCCGTCCGGCTGGACGCCACGCAGCTTCCCGGGGTCAGGTCGACCATCAGCTACCTCGACGGGTCCGTGATCGGAGAGCACGGGGTGGCGGCGGCGATCTGCCAGAAGCTCAATGGCGGATCCGCCCAGGGCGGCGGGCTGTTCAACGGCTATGTGCCGCGCAGCGAGCACGAGGCGACGATCCTCGTCGGTGAGCGTCCCGCCGCCTGGGAGTACCTGCTCTTCTCCTACACGCTGGTCCGGGACATCGAGCGGCTCCACGAGAAGTACCTCGACTTCGGCATGGGATTCGCCCAACCCACCGAGTTCGTCAAGGACCTGGACCTTCCCGGTCTGGTGGCCCGGGAGTCGGCGATGATCCAGAGTGCTCTCCGGAACTTCTCTACGGTGCTCTCCGACCGGGTGCAGCGTTCCGCGTTCGGCGCTCCCGGCGAGGCCGGCAACCTCGACCAAATTCTCCACATGGCCAACCGGTACGTCTCCGTCTACGAGTCGTTCATCGACTGGGCCGCCAGACTTCGCGGCTACGCCACTTCGTCCGACGAGGCCCACGCCGTACTACAGGCACTGGCGCTGTTCGCCCACCAGCCCGTCGAGCGGCTGCGGAGCTTCGCGTACGAATACCGGGCCATCGCTGACACTCTGCGCGCGAGGCTTGACGCAAGCGAGAAGGTGATGCTCCAACTTGACGTTGCGCTGGACATTCCTCCGGAGTACTCGGCACGATTCGATCAGGCTTTCAAGTCGTACAAGTGGTCGGTCGGCATCTGA
- a CDS encoding aldo/keto reductase, whose amino-acid sequence MRTRRLGTAGPEVSAIGFGAMGLSDSYGPGPDRADSITLIRTAVERGVTFFDTAEVYGPFVNEELVGEALEPLRDRVVIATKFGFAFDGDGRQSGLSSRPENIRRVADASLRRLRVETIDLFYQHRVDPEVPIEEVAGTVKELIEAGKVRYFGLSEAAAGTIRRAHAVQPVTAVQSEYSLWWRRPEQEILPTLDELRIGFVPFSPLGRGFLTGAISPDTQFAEGDMRNTLPRFDRGARQANQALVDLLGAIAGRHDATVAQIALGWLLTQRPTIVPIPGTRKLHRLAENIGAAEVELTAADLADIEAAAAKIEVQGARYPESMERLTNI is encoded by the coding sequence ATGCGCACCCGCAGGCTCGGCACCGCCGGACCGGAAGTGTCCGCCATCGGCTTCGGCGCCATGGGCCTGAGCGACAGCTACGGTCCCGGACCCGACCGCGCCGACAGCATCACGCTGATCCGCACCGCGGTCGAGCGTGGCGTCACCTTCTTCGACACCGCCGAGGTGTACGGCCCGTTCGTCAACGAGGAACTCGTCGGCGAGGCCCTTGAACCGCTGCGCGACCGGGTCGTCATCGCCACCAAGTTCGGCTTCGCCTTCGACGGGGACGGTCGGCAGAGCGGCCTGTCCAGCCGGCCGGAGAACATCCGGCGGGTCGCCGATGCCTCACTGCGGCGGCTGCGGGTGGAGACGATCGACCTGTTCTACCAGCACCGGGTCGATCCCGAGGTGCCGATCGAGGAGGTCGCCGGCACGGTCAAGGAGCTGATCGAGGCCGGCAAGGTCAGGTACTTCGGCCTCTCCGAGGCGGCCGCCGGCACCATCCGCCGCGCGCACGCCGTGCAGCCGGTCACCGCCGTGCAGAGCGAATACTCGCTCTGGTGGCGCCGCCCCGAGCAGGAGATCCTGCCGACCCTGGACGAACTCCGCATCGGGTTCGTGCCCTTCAGCCCGCTCGGCCGGGGCTTCCTCACCGGCGCGATCAGCCCCGACACCCAGTTCGCCGAGGGCGACATGCGTAACACCCTGCCCCGCTTCGACCGCGGCGCCCGCCAGGCCAACCAGGCGCTTGTCGACCTGCTCGGCGCCATCGCGGGGCGGCACGACGCCACGGTGGCGCAGATCGCGCTCGGCTGGCTGCTCACCCAGCGGCCCACCATCGTGCCGATACCCGGCACCCGCAAACTGCATCGGCTGGCGGAGAACATCGGCGCCGCCGAGGTCGAGCTCACCGCCGCGGACCTGGCCGACATCGAGGCCGCGGCGGCGAAGATCGAGGTCCAGGGCGCCCGCTACCCGGAAAGCATGGAACGGCTCACCAACATCTGA
- a CDS encoding beta-1,3-glucanase family protein, producing MIVRRRLLAIAAALATAVPTALVAAAPAAQAVGPALLPVTVTNNSGRAGAVHLYVIGVQLSSGRLGYVNQAGTFIAWTGGQIPPSPAPDASIPGPTNGGTATIRFPRGFSGRVYFSFAEKLKFFLTPTGLVQPAPWAAGDPNRDILFDWSEFTYNDAGLWLNSSQVDMFAAPHAVTVTGSNGVTKRTGDVVANGRNAIINGIRSQAGWAGTVHTRAGGTVLRVLAPGKAAGAGLFSPTYLDSYITSAWNTYTNRTLTVVPFGDRPDLRYYGRTSGRVMTFTNGAGQVVASFNRPSSASVWGCDGDLPAPNDQVVGPISRTLCAALNRGTLGTIHTQPSTNAADFYRSNPTNQYARIIHANMRDGKAYAFAFDDVGAFESLVHDGDPRAAGLVLSPF from the coding sequence ATGATCGTCCGAAGAAGGCTGCTTGCCATCGCGGCCGCACTGGCCACCGCCGTCCCGACCGCCCTGGTCGCCGCCGCGCCCGCCGCCCAGGCCGTCGGCCCGGCGCTGCTGCCGGTCACCGTCACCAACAACTCCGGCCGGGCCGGAGCCGTCCACCTGTACGTGATCGGCGTACAGCTCTCCTCCGGCCGGCTCGGCTACGTCAACCAGGCCGGCACCTTCATCGCCTGGACCGGCGGGCAGATCCCGCCGTCGCCGGCACCCGACGCCTCGATCCCCGGACCCACCAACGGCGGCACCGCCACCATCCGGTTCCCGCGCGGCTTCTCCGGCCGGGTCTACTTCTCCTTCGCCGAGAAGCTGAAGTTCTTCCTCACCCCGACCGGCCTGGTGCAGCCCGCCCCCTGGGCGGCCGGCGACCCCAACCGGGACATCCTGTTCGACTGGAGCGAGTTCACCTACAACGACGCCGGCCTGTGGCTCAACAGCTCCCAGGTGGACATGTTCGCCGCCCCGCACGCGGTCACCGTCACCGGTTCGAACGGGGTGACGAAGCGGACCGGCGACGTGGTCGCCAACGGCCGCAACGCGATCATCAACGGGATCCGGTCCCAGGCCGGCTGGGCGGGCACCGTGCACACCCGGGCCGGCGGCACCGTGCTGCGGGTGCTGGCACCCGGCAAGGCCGCCGGTGCCGGCCTGTTCAGCCCCACCTACCTGGACTCCTACATCACCTCCGCCTGGAACACGTACACCAACCGGACGCTGACCGTGGTGCCCTTCGGCGACCGACCCGACCTCCGCTACTACGGGCGTACCTCGGGCCGGGTGATGACCTTCACCAACGGCGCCGGCCAGGTGGTCGCCTCGTTCAACCGCCCCTCCTCGGCGAGCGTCTGGGGCTGCGACGGGGACCTGCCCGCCCCCAACGACCAGGTGGTCGGGCCGATCTCCCGGACGCTGTGCGCGGCGCTCAACCGGGGCACCCTCGGCACCATCCACACCCAGCCCAGCACGAACGCCGCCGACTTCTACCGCAGCAACCCGACAAACCAGTACGCCCGGATCATCCACGCCAACATGCGCGACGGTAAGGCGTACGCCTTCGCCTTCGACGACGTCGGCGCGTTCGAGTCGCTGGTGCACGACGGCGACCCCCGCGCGGCCGGCCTGGTGCTCAGCCCGTTCTGA